Part of the Coregonus clupeaformis isolate EN_2021a chromosome 31, ASM2061545v1, whole genome shotgun sequence genome, tatgtgcacatgactgtaagtcgctttggataaaagcgtctgctaaatggcttattattatttgcgaccaagctttaacttcctgactgatgtcttgagatgttgcttcaatatatccacatcattttccttcctcatgatgccatctattttgtgaagtgcaccagtccctcctgaagcaaagcacccccacagcatgatgctatcaCCCCCtggcttcacggttgggatggtgttcttcggcttgcaagcaacccccttttccctccaaacataacgatggtcattatggccaaacagttctatttttgtttcatcagaccagaggacatttctccaaaaagtacaatctttgtccccatgtgcagttgcaaatcgtagtctggcttttttatggcggttttggagtagtggcttctaccttgctgagtggcctttcaggttacgtcgatatagaactcgttttactgtggatatagattattttgtacctgtttcctccagcatcttcacaaggtcctttgctgttgttcttggattgatttgcacttttcgcaccaaagtacgttcatctctaggagacagaatacgtttccttcctgagcagtatgacggctgcgtggtcccatggtgtttatacttgcatactattgtttgtatagatgaacgtggtaccttcaggcctttggaaattgctcccaaggatgaaccagacttgtggaggtctaccatttttttttttctgaggtcttggctgatttcttttgattttcccatgacgtcaagcaaagaggcactgagtttaaaggtaggccttgaaatacatccacaggtacacctccaattgactcaaatgatgtcaattagcctatcagaagcttctaaagcatgacatcattttatggaatttcccaagctgtttaaaggcacagtcaacttagtgtatgtcaacttctaacccactggaattgtgataaagtgaattataagtgaaataatctgtctgtaaacaattgtttgaaaaattacttgtcatgcacaaagtagatgtcctaaccgacttgccaaaactatagtttgttaacaagaactttgtggagtggttgaaaaaaacgagttttaatgactccaacctaagtgtatgtaaacttccgacttcaactgtatgtagtgtTTGACATGAGTTtagggccctgtgtagctcagttggtagagcatggcgcttgcaacggcagggttgtgggttcgattcccacgggggaccagtatgaaaatataaataaaaataataatactgtatgcactcactaactgttagtcgctctggataagagcgtctgctaaatgactaaaatgtaagatgtTGCATTTTTGCAACCGGGGGTCTCACCAGGTTAAGGATTTTGTTTCTAAAATGCTGACTCTGCTACATTATCTCACTATGGGAAAATTTGTGTTGCAGACTACAGTTGGAGAACGAAAGGTCTCACATGGGATAGGTCCCTAATACGCAACATTTTTTTACTTTCCTACATACGTCCTAGTACCTTCCCAAACTAACTAATCTTAAAAGTCTGGATAGTTGAAGAGAATATGGAGGCAACTCCCCTGAGCATAGAGGAAGGcatattgctttcacctatccaggCATCAGTGTCCTAGTAACCAACTGGGACAGGGCTGGGATTCAATCCAAAAAGCTAGCTCGCTTCCCTGTACACGTGTTGACTCCCCAAGATCAAGGTTAGTGACCAAAAGTATAGACAATATGGTTCCAGCTcgacctcaaatcaaatcaaaagttatttgttacatacacgtgtttagcagatgttattgcgggtgtagcaaaatgcttgtgcttctagctccgacagtgcagtaatatctaacaagtaatatctaggccatagagaatgatagagataTCATATTTATACatgtcccattatggcgtctgtgcgTGCacaggcagcgccattgaggcaatctccattttgaagtagtacattttcttgttctgagttggcaaacaaactgaaaggttGCATACTGCCCCctagagtgtgttgtttgaacagttATAATgccaaggttggtgatttactgccacctacAGTTGTGGAATGTTTGTTCACGAGTAGGCtataattaattggctgatccctcctgatgagccggatggaatcatgtgatccttccttaacccataggaagtcccacccagttgactactttaaaatggtagaagccctcaatggcaatgtccatgacAAAACAGGTTTTCTCCatctagagtcctctatctaacactatGACCTAATCTTTTTAGGCCTGTTAGGGAGTTTCTCTCCCATTGGAttgaatcctaacttgagatctgTATGCGTAACTAACTCTAGCTTAGTTGCAAATCTACCATTACTATCAAGGCATATGATTTACACTTAAATCATACCCAAAAGTACTGTCACAGTTCTAATGTTATATGTCCCACTCATATTGGTTGCGGACAtagagatagaggactctagtgcccaaaaggttgttttagcatgggcagcgccatttgaggactttcaccattttgaagtagtcaactgggaTGTCCACACTCTAACCCTAaagcatactcccttaaaagaccttcgcttgaaaaccgtactgtttgtccattttgagacgtcGTAGCCAGTTTACaattcctcaaaatagtcagaattaatctaagataactcaaatCTGCCATTCATTTTGATGGTTTTTCTGAGGTGATCTTAGTTgctcaattttacatctaactgagatgtttggtgcagtatttctcaagtgatttttttttacatgaaaaCAATtaatctctcgttgaatgacaacagacacttcattgaagaatcactactgttgaccaatcaccgacaaaggggcgtagacttcggcttctAACTTTTGCTTGCCTCGAGAAAAAATGTTGTGCGCACGAACAGAAAcatcacaaaatgtcgtcataatacaTGCACAAACTACCCTAACCCAAACGTCTtttaaatttcaacttcaatgggatgACGTCAGAGTTGGGATGTCCCTAGGATCCCGTTTAGACTTTTCTGTGCTCTCACAGACACCATAATGGGACAGAAACAATATTGCAATGTCTATCTAAGCCTATGGTTCCGAAAAATAACTGAACCTGTTGCCATAAGCCCCGTTTATAGCTGGTTCTAACttgcgtcctttgtcctgatcttgtcaacatcctgattgtgcccacatttttacaCAGGTGTTGACAATCAAAAGACACATTGtaatctgattgtgatcagatcatcCTGCctacctccggaggtagtcagacACACATTGTGTCTGGATATTTTACAAGTGTAGACAGATCCAGACAgagaaaccatttaaatcataaTTATTCCACtctctaaaatcattgacaggtggcaccattTACTGATTACATCAATATGTGtcttacaataaataaatattattttgaaagaatagctGTGAAATAATTAGCATAAAGGAAGGGACAAGGAAATCTGGTCAAAATGCAAACACAGTGGACGGATAACAGACACATTTTAATGGCATACTGTATGTAGACACATTTCTGGAAATGTGGGCACCATCAGAATGTAggcaagatcaggacaaaggacccaTGTTAGCACTAGGTATAAACAGGGTCATAGTTTCCCAAGACTAGTCCCATATGAGATTGTTAGGTCACGGTCATTCCCTTTGGTGTTGTCGTCATGGCGAGCAGAGGGTGATGCTGATGCCCTCCCCTATCCAACAGGCGGGGAACAGCTCCTGAGTGAAGGCACAGTGGAAGGCATGCAGCCGCGTCTGCCCGTCTCCATAGTACGTCAGTGTTCCAGCCTCGTAGTCCAGCAGAATTCCGATGCGGGAGTGGTGGGAGTGGCCAGCCACCGTCTCCCGGCGCCCGTTGTGCCAGGCGCTCAACTGGCGCTCATCCAGCTGGAGGCTCCAGGACAGATCGTTCATTCCAACCATGCACCTTTTCCCCTTTTCCTTCCTGGGGATGCCCTCGTAAGTCACCTGGGGGAGAGACGCATGGGTCAAAGGTTATGTTAGGAAGAGGTGCAGTCAAAATTTCTAAAGACACAGGCACAATTATATACAGtttatacaaatatttacatatAATTCAGCTGCCATGGCCTTCACACCTTCTTACCCCCAGGTAGGCCCATGGCTTGGACAACTCCATCTCCCAGTAGTGCCGTCCGTGTTTGAAGCCCTGGAAGCAGAGCACCTGCCAGGTGTGGTCAAAGCGAGCCTCGTGGGCTGGGACAGGGCGCGGCCCAGAGGTCAGGTGTTCCGCCCGTAGGTTCTCCTGGGAGAGGAGCAGGTGACCGTTGGCCGTGCGAGGGTCAAAGGTCAGGGTGCAGCAATCTGAGGTGGAGGGGGGAGGTAGCATGTGAGAAGACATTTAGGTGTACAGCTTATTAATCTAAATTAGCTCTAAAACAAAGGATAGGTGATAGATAAAGTTTATGTTGGCAAACTTTTGAACATCATTCAGGTTACTAATTATCCAGAATACATTTTTATGCTATTATTTACACTTACTGGTGTTAATATCTGAGAGTTTTATGTTAAAGTAAGGAACGACCACATACATTCGCTGAGGCCCTCCTTCTCAGCTGGGTGACATGGAGCAGCAGGACTGGGGACCACAGCCAGGACGGGGCGCTTATCCTGGGGAGAACCTAGggaagagagggggtggggggatggggaagaggagtgcgattgggggagaaacacagagacagacatttTAAAAGATTGGAGATGACTATCCataaaaacaacacacacagctcTAGCTAAATATAGAGCAGTTACCTTGGCAAAGTAAGACAATATGCTCCTCATACAATACGGTTACCTTGCTTGTCCTGACCTTACACACAGCCTCCTCCTTCATACAGTGAGGTTAGGTTACCTTGCCTGTCCTGACCTTACACACAGCCTCCTCCTTCATACAGTGAGGTTAGGTTACCTTGCTTGTCCTGACCTTACACACAGCCTCCTCCTTCATACAGTGAGGTTAGGTTACCTTGCTTGTCCTGACCTTACACACAGCCTCCTCCTTCATACAGTGAGGTTAGGTTACCTTGCTTGTCCTGCCCCACAGCTGTAGACAAAGCCTTCTCCAGGTCCTCAGACACTAGCTTGGAGAGCCGTGACAGGATGTCTGTCACCGCGCTGAGCCTCTCCTGCAGGTTTGGGGTCACATCCACTTGAATGTCCTTCATACGAGGGACCTCCACCAGCCGAGACTCCTACAGAGCAAAGGAGGAAAATTATATAGTATGATTAATGTCAATAATAATACAATATGGGAATTTTATCCCAAAGCTACTTAAGAGCTAATATGTACATATATTTTTATGTATGTGATTTatgcagtgttgtagtactcaagTACAGGACTCAAGTACGATTCGAATCCCGATTTTCATGTCTTGTGACTCAACTTGGACTCGCCCATTGGTGACTCGGACTTGCCTTCCCGTGACTGGTATTTACACTTGGACTGGATAGGCTACTATGATAAGCAGAATATTAGCCGCACTGATGActttgcaaatccaattagttttccacgttgtttcaacatcatcacattgattttctggggttgaaatgacatggaaacaacgttgattcaaccagtttttgcccagtggataggctatagcaggggtgtcaaactcattccatggagggccttgtGTCTTCTgggttttggtttttcctttcaattaaaacctagacaaccaggtaagAGGAGTTACTAATTAATTACCTTAAtttatcaatcaagtacaagggaggagcgaaaacctgcagacactcggccctccgtggaacgaGGTTGACACGTGGGCtagagcctggtcaaccgtggggCAATGgcatacacaacagtatcatcgGCATACAAGTGCGTGTCTTTTTTTTATTTCAGACAAGTCAATATTGTTCATGTAAACCGTAAAAAGTACAGAACCCAGACCCCTGTGGGACACCTTTCGTCATGTCCAgaaaacctgatttaacaccatcaaTAGATACACATTGAGTAGATATACATACACATCTGTCAAGTAATTTTTAAACCAAttacatgcagcctggtctagaccaattgaggaaagcctctgaattagcagtgagtTATCAACAGTATCGAAGGCCTTTGAAAGGTAgatgaagagggcagcacaatgttgccttttatccatGCAATGAACCACATACtttataactagggatgcagcagaTATGGTGCTTTGACATGGTCTAAAACCCGACTGATGTACATTTGGAATACATTTCATAGATAAGAATGATCTTAGCTGAGAATTAATCAAGGATCCTAATATCTTTGCTAGGCAAGAAAGTTTTTTAATGGGTGATTAGTTATTTAGGTCACAACagtcaccacctttgtgaagggggagtaAATGAgctgccttccaaaccttggggatAGTACCAGATATAATCGTCAGATTAAAAATATAGGTTAATGATTCCGCAATCAGgggggcagagagctgcagcaAATATATATCAAGCATATCAGCTCCAGTGGATTTTTTTTACATTAGTCTTAAGCAAGGCATCTAGCACATCACAGGTAGtaaattgttgaaatgaaaacaaacattCACTAGAAGTTGACGGGTTAGCtagagggtaggggagggaagagCAGTCAATTGACTGACCAGGTCAAATACACCACCGTTTCTCTAAAATAGAAAACCTGCCGAGATGATAAAATGCTGGttaaaagcatcacttatccCATTCCTCTCAGTAATGATGCCAGAGTCAGACAGAACATACCTAGGCATGGTAgaactgttttccaaaatgtagaAGAATCACCAGACAATCAGAGATAGAGCTTAAAAAGTAGCTTGATTTAGCATTCTTAAATCGAGATAATACAtctgtttctcagttgtctgAAAGATTGCCAATCCACTACAGAGTCAGTTTTCCTTGCTTGGCCCATGCCTGGTTTCTCATCTGAATGAGCTCAGATAGATCTAATCCTTGGTTTTCTTCTGCGCCATCTTTGACTCTGAATTGTTTAAAATGGGCGTGTTCATCTGCCAGAGGAATAAATATGGAGGAGACATTTTCTAGAGCCAACTCAGGGTCAGGAATACAGGAGACAGTGGATAATTGTCACCCACAACGATATCGGAGAGGGGACTGTGGATCAGTCTCCGTCCGTACATATGTTCGTACGTTAGTCACACacgatatctcagacagcactggctcGATTTTGGGTGAATTAGTTGTCTTACCATAGAGATctggcatttacaaaattacactgattggcccaaggcgAAAGCCATAATTAACTGAAATTTGTGAGTCACACCAGAGAGGAAGTGTCGAAGCGAGAGGGATAATtgggcccaaaatctgtcttctccagcaggtggtgtTTTTTCTTTGGCACGTGACATGGAGGACAGGAaattgattaactaaagagactggTACGCAGGCTAACTGCCTTCTATTTttaagacatttattttcattgttagagtggccacttgagtatctggtcaatataatggataatctttAGTCACACACGTgctgcatcattcgtgggggacGACATGTTTACTATTGCCTTGTTTAGAGTAGAATATTTCATGTAAAAACCCTTGAGTAGAAAAGGAAATAATTCCTACCTGTGTTAAAGACATTATGTAATTTAGTTGCTTATTGTTTACGTCACATTTTGGCTTTAATGTTGGCTGtatatacaccaccagtcaaacgtttggacacacctactcattcaaggctttttctttatttataaaaaaaaatacattgtagaataatagcgtagacatcaaaactatgaaataacacatctggaatcatgtagaaaccaaaaaggttcttcaaatggccaccctttgccttgatgacagctttgcacactcttggcattctctcaaccagcttcatgaggtagtcacctggaatacatttcaattaacaggtgtgtcttcttaaaagttaatttgtggaatttatttccttcttaatgcgtttgagacaatcagttgtgttgtgacaaggtagggggggtatacagaagacagccctatttggtaaaagatcaagtccatatgatggcaagaacagctcaaataagcaaagagaaatgatagtccatcattactttaagacatgaaggtcagtcaatacgcaacatttcaagaacattgaaagtttcttcaagtgcagtcgcaacaaccatcaagcgctatgatgaaactggctctcatgaggaacgccaaaggaatggaagacccagagttacctctgctgcagaggataagttcattagagttaccagcctcagaaattgcagtccaaataaatgcttcacagagttcaagtaacagacacatctcaacatcaactgttcagaggggactgtgtgaatcaggccttcatggtcgaattgctgcaaagaaaccactactaaaggacaccaataagaagaagagacatgcttgggccaagaaacacgagcaatggtcattagaccggtggaaatgtgtcctttggtctgatatccgcatgtgtagttcccaccgtaaagcatggaggaggtggtgttatggtgtgggggtgtttgctggtgacactgtctgtgatttatttagaattcaaggcacacttaaccagcatggctaccacagcattctgcagcaatgcgccatcccatctggtttgggcttagtggcactatcatttgattttcaacaggacaatgacccaacacacctccaggctgtgtaagggctatttgaccaagacggagagtgatggagtgctgcatcaaatcaaattaaattgtatttgccacatgcgccgaatacaacaggtgtaacattacagtgaaatgcttacttacaagcccttaaccaacaatgcagtttaagaaaaaaattaaaatagcaaataattaaagagcagcagtaaaataaaataacagtagggaggttatatacagtggggaaaaaaagtatttagtcagccaccaattgtgcaagttctcccacttaaaaagatgagagaggcctgtaatgttcatcataggtacacgtcaactatgacagacaaaatgaggtaaaaaaatccagaaaatcacattgtaggatttttaatgaatttatttgcaaattatggtggaaaataagtatttggtcaataacaaaagtttctcaatactttgttatataccctttgttggcaatgacacaggtcaaacgttttctgtaagtcttcacaaggttttcacacactgttgctggtattttggcccattcctccatgcagatctcctctagagcagtgatgttttggggctgtcgctgggcaacacagactttcaactccctccaaagattttctatggggttgagatctggagactggctaggccactccaggaccttgaaatgcttcttacgaagccactccttcgttgcccgggcggtgtgtttgggatcattgtcatgctgaaagacccagcc contains:
- the trim65 gene encoding tripartite motif-containing protein 65 isoform X1; this encodes METHNLSCAICLDRFKVPVTIPCGHTFCRDCITTHWDTKSKSNIGPHCPFCNEKFTTRPILKRNVSLSLLAEATANSAGASGRDTVPVMRGDIARAMHPILCDRHKKPLVYYCRKDNMCVCCECAIFECKNHEQVLVESERENRELLLRKKSVEVGIRMEETERSIAELTENIAKAKVTLQQTSHWVNAKFSMLFKVLAEKQESTENFIEQEKEASLSQVEARLEELQERAKQLRESQSQIATLRNLPDIQLIQESRLVEVPRMKDIQVDVTPNLQERLSAVTDILSRLSKLVSEDLEKALSTAVGQDKQGSPQDKRPVLAVVPSPAAPCHPAEKEGLSEYCCTLTFDPRTANGHLLLSQENLRAEHLTSGPRPVPAHEARFDHTWQVLCFQGFKHGRHYWEMELSKPWAYLGVTYEGIPRKEKGKRCMVGMNDLSWSLQLDERQLSAWHNGRRETVAGHSHHSRIGILLDYEAGTLTYYGDGQTRLHAFHCAFTQELFPACWIGEGISITLCSP